A region of Lycium barbarum isolate Lr01 chromosome 1, ASM1917538v2, whole genome shotgun sequence DNA encodes the following proteins:
- the LOC132609899 gene encoding expansin-like B1, with the protein MVFLKNNYTFLCMFLLLPTLCYSNNYVSRAAYYSTQDGMGTPRGACGYGDYGKDANNGEVCAASERLYKYGAGCGACYQVKCRDKNLCSEEGTKIMVTDHGGGHRTDFILSKAAYANLAKQPNMAKQLFAKGVVEIEYGRVSCKIGGNLMLKINKHSKYRHYLAIVVMNQGGATDILDVEVYEEETKQWLSMRRAYGAVFDLTSPPSGDLNVRFLTSDGNEIKWVQSNKAVIPAEWKAGITIETDIQLS; encoded by the exons atggtctttCTCAAAAACAATTACACTTTTCTCTGCATGTTTTTGCTCTTGCCTACGCTATGCTACAGCAATAATTATGTTTCAAGGGCTGCCTATTACAGTACCCAAGATGGCATGGGGACACCAA GGGGAGCGTGTGGCTATGGAGACTATGGCAAAGATGCCAATAATGGGGAAGTTTGCGCAGCCTCCGAGCGGCTTTACAAATATGGAGCTGGCTGTGGAGCTTGTTACCAG GTAAAGTGCAGGGACAAGAATTTGTGCAGTGAGGAGGGAACAAAGATAATGGTGACTGACCATGGAGGAGGGCATAGAACAGACTTCATTCTCAGCAAAGCAGCCTATGCTAATCTTGCTAAGCAACCTAATATGGCTAAACAATTGTTTGCTAAAGGAGTGGTTGAAATAGAATATGGTAGAGTTTCTTGCAAAATTGGAGGAAATCTCATGCTTAAAATCAATAAACATAGCAAGTACCGTCACTATCTCGCTATAGTAGTTATGAACCAAGGTGGTGCCACTGACATTCTTGATGTTGAAGTTTACGAG GAGGAAACAAAACAATGGTTATCAATGAGGAGGGCTTATGGAGCTGTGTTCGACCTGACAAGCCCACCAAGTGGTGATCTTAACGTGAGATTCCTCACAAGTGATGGTAATGAAATCAAATGGGTGCAGTCTAACAAGGCTGTAATCCCTGCTGAATGGAAAGCTGGGATTACTATTGAGACAGACATTCAGCTCTCTTAG
- the LOC132609976 gene encoding expansin-like B1: MVFLKNDYTFLCMFLLLPTLCYSDNYVSRAAYYSTPDGMGTPSGACGYGDYGKDVNGGEVFTASKRLYKNGVGCGACYQVRCKDKGLCSEEGTKVVVTDSGEGPGTDFILSYRAYAKLAKQPNMAKHLFAKGVVEVEYRRVSCKYGANLMLKIDEHSKHPNYLAIVVMNQGGATDILAVEVYEEETKEWISMRRSYGAVFDLPNPPNGELKVRFLTSAGAETKWVQSDKAVIPAEWEAGTTIETDIQLS, translated from the exons atggtCTTCCTCAAAAACGATTACACTTTTCTCTGCATGTTTTTGCTCTTGCCTACGCTATGCTACAGCGATAATTATGTTTCAAGAGCTGCATATTACAGTACCCCTGATGGCATGGGGACACCAA GTGGAGCGTGTGGTTACGGAGACTATGGCAAAGATGTTAATGGTGGCGAGGTTTTTACAGCCTCCAAGAGGCTTTACAAAAATGGAGTTGGCTGTGGAGCTTGCTACCAG GTAAGGTGCAAGGACAAGGGATTATGCAGTGAAGAAGGTACAAAGGTAGTGGTGACTGACAGTGGAGAAGGGCCTGGAACAGACTTCATTCTCAGCTACCGCGCCTATGCTAAATTGGCTAAGCAGCCTAATATGGCTAAGCATTTGTTTGCTAAAGGAGTGGTTGAAGTAGAATATCGTAGAGTTTCTTGCAAATATGGAGCAAATCTGATGCTTAAAATCGATGAACATAGCAAGCACCCTAACTACCTTGCTATTGTTGTTATGAACCAAGGTGGTGCTACTGACATCCTCGCTGTCGAAGTCTACGAG GAGGAAACAAAAGAATGGATATCAATGAGGAGGTCCTATGGAGCTGTGTTCGACCTACCGAACCCACCAAATGGTGAACTTAAAGTGAGGTTCCTCACAAGTGCTGGTGCTGAGACCAAATGGGTGCAGTCTGATAAGGCTGTAATCCCTGCTGAATGGGAAGCTGGGACTACTATTGAGACGGACATTCAGCTCTCTtag
- the LOC132610058 gene encoding uncharacterized protein LOC132610058 isoform X1 → MARPRRFKATPLNTEITSANSHEVRCKRFKVAAPEAGSASQTCSGACSGASSSNVSDHVSMPPTHGPEYASSESDSSDDDDVPPTSSETTASKKKSYWIVSLIDEGGTITEGRLKVRDIWSLPTGKRIIIPCNKLGQPIDDAGGLLGGFMGDLGSDFSKFPMCYKSWHKVPVNYKNSVYDDIIQASNRPRPHSSSKC, encoded by the exons ATGGCTAGGCCAAGAAGGTTCAAGGCTACACCACTTAATACAGAGATCACTTCTGCAAATTCTCATGAGGTTAGGTGTAAACGCTTTAAGGTTGCAGCACCTGAAGCTGGTTCTGCATCACAAACTTGTAGTGGAGCTTGTTCTGGTGCTTCGTCGTCTAATGTTAGTGATCATGTTAGCATGCCACCGACACATGGGCCTGAGTATGCTTCATCTGAATCTGATTCATCGGATGATGATGATGTCCCTCCTACTTCTAGTGAGACTACTGCAAGTAAGAAGAAGAGCTATTGGATTGTCAGTCTTATTG ATGAGGGTGGTACCATTACAGAAGGAAGACTGAAGGTGCGAGATATTTGGTCACTTCCTACAGGTAAAAGAATTATCATCCCGTGCAATAAGCTTGGCCAACCAATAGATGATGCAGGTGGTCTCTTGGGTGGCTTCATGGGAGATTTAGGGTCTGACTTTTCTAAATTTCCTATGTGTTACAAGTCATGGCATAAGGTTCCAGTTAACTACAAGAATAGTGTATATGACGACATTATACAG GCATCAAACAGGCCAAGACCACATTCCTCATCCAAATGTTGA
- the LOC132610058 gene encoding uncharacterized protein LOC132610058 isoform X2, whose product MARPRRFKATPLNTEITSANSHEVRCKRFKVAAPEAGSASQTCSGACSGASSSNVSDHVSMPPTHGPEYASSESDSSDDDDVPPTSSETTASKKKSYWIVSLIDEGGTITEGRLKVRDIWSLPTVMA is encoded by the exons ATGGCTAGGCCAAGAAGGTTCAAGGCTACACCACTTAATACAGAGATCACTTCTGCAAATTCTCATGAGGTTAGGTGTAAACGCTTTAAGGTTGCAGCACCTGAAGCTGGTTCTGCATCACAAACTTGTAGTGGAGCTTGTTCTGGTGCTTCGTCGTCTAATGTTAGTGATCATGTTAGCATGCCACCGACACATGGGCCTGAGTATGCTTCATCTGAATCTGATTCATCGGATGATGATGATGTCCCTCCTACTTCTAGTGAGACTACTGCAAGTAAGAAGAAGAGCTATTGGATTGTCAGTCTTATTG ATGAGGGTGGTACCATTACAGAAGGAAGACTGAAGGTGCGAGATATTTGGTCACTTCCTACAG TCATGGCATAA